Below is a genomic region from Streptomyces sp. RPA4-2.
GCCGCCGCCGAGCACGAGTTCACCGTGCTTCTCGACCACACGCGGGGCGACCGGGAGCAGGAGGTACTGGTCAGCCAGGGGTTCCGGGCGAATGTGATCGACGGTCTGATCCTCAGCCCGCTGGAGCTGGAGGCCGAGGATCTGCGCTCCCGCGCCGACGACGTGCCGCTCGTGCTGCTCGGCGAGCGCGAGTACGAACTGCCCTACGACCACATCGCGATCGACAACGTGGCGGCCGCGCGCAGCGCGGTACGCCATCTGCTGAGCCGCGGACGCTCACGGATCGCCTATCTGGGGGCCCGTACGGATTCGGCCAACCGGCCGGCTCATCTGCGACTGGCGGGCTGGCGCGAGGAGCTGACGGAGGCCGGGGTGCCCGCGCCCGACGACCTGGTGGTGCCGGTCGGCGGCTGGGACCGGGACGAGGGCGCGCGGGGGATGGCCCGGCTGCTGGATTCCGGGGTGCGTCCGGACGCCGTTTTCGCGTACAACGACCTGGTCGCGATCGGTGCGATGCGGGTGCTGCACGAGCGCGGTCTGCGGGTGCCGTGGGACGTGGCGGTGGTCGGTTTCGACGACATCGAGGAGGGGCGGTTCGGTGCCGTCACACTGACGACGATCTCGCCGGACAAGCAGGCCATCGCCCGGATGGCGGTGGCCTCCCTGCTGCGCAGCCTGTCGGGCCGTACCGAGCCCGGGGGACGTGAACTGACCGCGGATTTCCGGCTCGTGGAGCGCGAGAGCACCCTGGGGCGGCGCTGACGGGATTTCGGACCGAAGGCTTTACAGCCTCCTTCCAACGATGTAAAAACCTCCCCGGAACGACGTGTACACCGAGTTGACCGCAAGAGCCGATCATCCCCGGGAGCGCTCTCAGCGCCGGGGCCGCGCCGTTTGGGGACTCCATGAAGCCGATCGCACCTCGTCACCGCACCTCCGCCAGGACCCTCCTCGCCACCGGCCTCGTCACGAGCCTCGCGCTCGTCTCCGGATGCGCGAAGTCGGAGGACGACTCCGCAGGCAAGGACAAGAGCTCCACCAGCCAGGGCGACTCGGGCCAGGTCGTCGCCTCGCCGTCCACCGGTTCCGGCCCGACCTGCGCCATAGACGCCTACGGCGCACCGAAGACCGACCTGAAGACGGCCACCGTGGGCTTCTCCCAGTCCGAGAAGGAGGCCAACCCCTTCCGGATCGCCGAGACGGCGTCGATCAAGGCCGAGGCGAAGCAGCGGGGCGTGAAGCTGCTGACGGCCAACGCCCAGTCGCAGTTCTCCAAGCAGATCAGCGACGTCCAGGACCTCATCGCCAAGGGCGCCGACCTCCTGGTGATCGCACCGCTCAACTCGGACGGCTGGGAGCCGGTCCTGCGCTCGGCCTCCGCCAAGCACATCCCGATCATCACCATCGACCGAAAGATCAACGCCGCCGCCTGCAAGGATTACGTGAGCTTCATCGGCTCCGACTTCGTGGAGCAGGGCAAACGGGCCGCGGACCGGATGATCGAGGCGACCGGCGGCAAGGGTGAGATCGCCATCCTGCTGGGCGCCGCGGGCAACAACGTGACGACCGAGCGCACCAAGGGCTTCGAGGAGCGCGTCAAGGAGAAGGCGCCCGGCCTCAAGATCGTCTTCAAGCAGACCGGCG
It encodes:
- a CDS encoding LacI family DNA-binding transcriptional regulator — protein: MRVSLKDVAERAGVSIKTVSNVVNNYPHVTPAMRARVQEAIDELGYRPNLTARHLRKGRTGIIALAIPELGNPYFAELAGAVVDAAAEHEFTVLLDHTRGDREQEVLVSQGFRANVIDGLILSPLELEAEDLRSRADDVPLVLLGEREYELPYDHIAIDNVAAARSAVRHLLSRGRSRIAYLGARTDSANRPAHLRLAGWREELTEAGVPAPDDLVVPVGGWDRDEGARGMARLLDSGVRPDAVFAYNDLVAIGAMRVLHERGLRVPWDVAVVGFDDIEEGRFGAVTLTTISPDKQAIARMAVASLLRSLSGRTEPGGRELTADFRLVERESTLGRR
- a CDS encoding ABC transporter substrate-binding protein — protein: MKPIAPRHRTSARTLLATGLVTSLALVSGCAKSEDDSAGKDKSSTSQGDSGQVVASPSTGSGPTCAIDAYGAPKTDLKTATVGFSQSEKEANPFRIAETASIKAEAKQRGVKLLTANAQSQFSKQISDVQDLIAKGADLLVIAPLNSDGWEPVLRSASAKHIPIITIDRKINAAACKDYVSFIGSDFVEQGKRAADRMIEATGGKGEIAILLGAAGNNVTTERTKGFEERVKEKAPGLKIVFKQTGEFAREKGQSVTENLIQSKPGITGIYAENDEMGLGAVNALKGAGKQPGAVKIVTIDGTRNAVQGIVDGWIDGVVESNPRFGPLAFQTLDTFTKGEKVAQDIVIQDSEYTTANAKSDLGKAY